CACGATATGCTAACTAAACTAACACCGTCTGAACGTGGTGGGGTTTTTCATATCTCAGATACGACAGCTCACACTAAATACGCGCTTGCTTGTGCATTAGCGGATGCCTTTGGAGACGATAAAACGCGTATTATTGCCCAAGACAGCGCCGTTGGTCAGGCTGCAAGACCAAAAAACTGTCAATTACAAGACACCCGTTTAACCCAAAAAGGAATTTTATATCAACGAGATGCAACTCAAGGTCTCATTGATGCTGTTCGGCCCTTTGTAGCACACAGCTAATTACTAACTTCACCGTATAATCTGGTCATCAGTCTCAAGATGTTTGGTTTTTAGACTAAAGTTGCTTTAAATGATCACATTATCATTACAAGAGATCCGTTATGAATGTACTAAAAAGCTCGCTCATAGTGATGCTGATGTTCAGTCAGTTTAGCTTTGCGACTAACATAGAAATAGAAGCCGAGAGTAAAGTCACCACTGAACACAAAGTAAAAATAAACGGCGATACCGTTAATTATTCAGCCACAACAGGCACTCAACCTGTATGGAATGAAGAAGGCCAAGCGGTGGCCACGCTGCACTATACGTATTATCAAAAAAAAGCCGTCAAAGATCTCAGTAAACGACCACTGCTTATTTCGTTTAACGGCGGTCCAGGGTCTGCTTCGGTCTGGATGCACTTGGCGTACACTGGGCCTCGTATTTTAAATATTGATGACGAAGGCTATCCAGTACAACCTTATGGTGTCAAAGCCAACCCCTACTCAGTGCTAGATGTCGCCGACATTTTGTATGTTAACCCAGTCAATACAGGCTACTCTCGGGTTCTAAAAAATCAAGACGGTAAGTTACCCAGTAAAAAAGAGCAGCAAGCCATGTTCTTTGGTGTCAATGCGGACATTCAATATCTGGCTCAGTGGCTCAACACTTTTGTAACTCGCCATGATCGCTGGTTATCACCCAAATTTTTAATTGGCGAAAGCTATGGTACGACCCGCGTGTCTGGTCTTGCGCACGAACTGCAGAATCAGCAATGGATGTATTTAAATGGGGTTGTGCTCGTTTCTCCAACCGATATTGGTATTAAACGCGATGGTCCGGTTGATGCTGCCAATCGCCTGCCTTATTTCACTGCCGCGGCTTGGTACCATAAGGCCTTAACACCTGAGTTACAACAACTTGATTTAGATGAAGTACTTGCACAAGCCGAACTCTTCGCTATTGATGAACTGATCCCTGCCATTGCTCGCGGGGGGTTTTTAGCCCTTAATGAAAAACAACGTATCGCAGAAAAAATGGCACGTTTTAGTGGCTTAAGCACGCAAGTAATTATGCAAAATAACCTCGATGTTGCCCCAAGCTTTTTTTGGAAAGAGTTATTAAGAGATAAAGGGCTCACCTTAGGGCGTTTAGATTCTCGTTATTTAGGCATCGATAAAAAAGAAGTGGGTGATTCTCCGGATTATTGGCCAGAGCTAACATCATGGTTACACTCATTCACTCCTGCTATTAACTGGTATTTGAGTCAAGAACTGCAATACAAGACTGACATCAAGTACAACATGTTTGGCCCTGTGCACCCTTGGGATCGTACCAAAAACAAAACAGGCGAAAATTTACGCCTTGCGATGGCGCAAAACCCTTACCTCAATGTACTGGTACAAGCCGGATACTACGATGGGGCAACCAACTACTTTGATGCTAAATACACCTTATGGCAGCTAGATCCCAGTGGTAAAATGAAAGATCGCTTAAGCTTTAAAGGCTACCGCAGTGGTCATATGATGTATTTACGTCGTGATGATTTACAGCTATCAAATCAAGACTTACGTGAATTCATTTTACAAGCGATACCAGCGGCTGGTGTACCAGCCAAGTATTAACTCCTGGTTTGTGCTCTGAGTAAGGGAAACACCTTCTCCCTTACTCTTATTACGCCTTAACTACTTGGCAACACGCCCCCTTTCACATTTTCTTAATAATAAACTCAATAAAATCTTGCACCTATTTAAATAGCTAACTCGCAATAATCCACATCTTGGGTATATAATTTAAACTTCGTAACGGGGAATAGAGAAAATTCAATGAGTGATCAATGTAAAATTGTTTTTGCTGGTTTAGCGGCAAAAGTATCACCCGAACTCGCAAAGCAGTTGTTACAGCAAAAACTAAAGCTGAACGAAAAAACCGTCAAAAAGTTTCTTCAAGGCCAAGATGCATTTAACCCGACCACTCTTGAAAAAGCACAAAAGCAACAAAAAGTGTTCGCAAGCCTAGGTATTAAAGTGCAAATAGTCACTCCAGCTCACGCCAGCCAAA
This region of Pseudoalteromonas ulvae UL12 genomic DNA includes:
- a CDS encoding S10 family peptidase — protein: MNVLKSSLIVMLMFSQFSFATNIEIEAESKVTTEHKVKINGDTVNYSATTGTQPVWNEEGQAVATLHYTYYQKKAVKDLSKRPLLISFNGGPGSASVWMHLAYTGPRILNIDDEGYPVQPYGVKANPYSVLDVADILYVNPVNTGYSRVLKNQDGKLPSKKEQQAMFFGVNADIQYLAQWLNTFVTRHDRWLSPKFLIGESYGTTRVSGLAHELQNQQWMYLNGVVLVSPTDIGIKRDGPVDAANRLPYFTAAAWYHKALTPELQQLDLDEVLAQAELFAIDELIPAIARGGFLALNEKQRIAEKMARFSGLSTQVIMQNNLDVAPSFFWKELLRDKGLTLGRLDSRYLGIDKKEVGDSPDYWPELTSWLHSFTPAINWYLSQELQYKTDIKYNMFGPVHPWDRTKNKTGENLRLAMAQNPYLNVLVQAGYYDGATNYFDAKYTLWQLDPSGKMKDRLSFKGYRSGHMMYLRRDDLQLSNQDLREFILQAIPAAGVPAKY